In one Brassica oleracea var. oleracea cultivar TO1000 chromosome C9, BOL, whole genome shotgun sequence genomic region, the following are encoded:
- the LOC106316269 gene encoding cysteine-rich receptor-like protein kinase 45: MAVTSFLDNLFRRRKKKYRDSISLFEYEFETIRAATNEFSDLIGRGRCGSLYKGNLQSGQEIAVKILCNRYYREFLNEVNLLPKLRHKNLIHLLGFCSEQGQDFLVYEFMPNSSLDQFIFDPCRASQLSWETCRNIFVGIAQGLQYLHEESGLQVVHLDIKPSNILLDEDFNPKITGFEVVRQIQDGQNKAESTRLFGTAGYIDLHFHQTLRFSAKNDVYTFGVTILTIITRRRIHSSNEETLIQYVSLYQSKHGFVI; this comes from the exons ATGGCTGTTACTTCGTTTCTTGACAACCTTTTCAGAAGAAGAAAGAAGAAGTATAGAGACTCCATTAGCC TTTTCGAATACGAATTTGAGACCATCAGAGCTGCAACTAATGAGTTCTCGGACCTTATTGGTCGTGGCCGTTGTGGCTCTCTTTACAAG GGTAATCTTCAAAGCGGACAAGAAATAGCAGTCAAGATACTTTGCAATAGATACTACAGAGAGTTTCTTAATGAAGTTAATCTTTTGCCAAAGCTTAGGCACAAGAATCTGATCCATCTTCTTGGTTTCTGCTCTGAACAAGGCCAAGATTTTCTTGTTTATGAATTCATGCCTAACTCAAGCCTCGATCAGTTTATATTCG ATCCATGTAGAGCTTCTCAGCTAAGTTGGGAGACCTGTCGAAACATTTTTGTAGGGATAGCTCAAGGGTTACAGTACCTTCATGAAGAATCTGGCTTGCAGGTTGTTCACCTCGACATTAAACCTAGTAACATTCTTTTGGACGAAGATTTTAACCCGAAAATCACGGGTTTTGAAGTGGTGAGGCAGATTCAAGATGGCCAAAACAAAGCAGAATCCACTAGACTTTTCGGTACTGC TGGGTATATAGATCTACATTTCCACCAAACTTTGCGTTTTTCTGCCAAAAATGATGTTTATACCTTTGGAGTTACCATCTTGACGATCATAACCAGAAGAAGAATTCATAGTTCGAATGAAGAAACTCTAATCCAATATGTGAGTTTATATCAAAGCAAGCATGGTTTTGTCATATAG
- the LOC106317052 gene encoding uncharacterized protein LOC106317052: MDSIPFIFIILLFHLQKSKPQTIQSAHLLDLMIRDYTIRNFNIHVKTGTVQKIHLPANFSSIDIDTAKFRCGSLKRHGARIGEFHFGPGLSVQPCVERVILVRQNLGLNWSSSIYSTGYNLTGYNYQLVTPVLGLLAYNSNPDGVAVNPYEVNLMGTEKDHILIDFLSIKSSGSPRSVNSSLLCACFTSNGNITFKEQVSAYVCLGTAQGHYALVAKHHDGSGGGGVITPSSSPGVNNGGGGKLSRWKVAVGSVIGSVIGALLLGLLVVAMLVKGKKKAMREEIEQRAYEEEALQVSMVGHVRANPNNRYSSK, encoded by the coding sequence ATGGACTCCATACCATTTATCTTCATCATTCTTCTCTTTCATTTACAGAAATCAAAACCTCAGACGATCCAATCAGCACATCTCCTTGATCTAATGATCAGAGATTACACCATCAGAAACTTCAACATACATGTCAAGACAGGCACGGTCCAGAAAATTCATCTTCCAGCAAATTTCTCGTCCATTGATATCGATACGGCTAAGTTTAGATGCGGGAGTTTGAAGAGACACGGTGCAAGAATAGGAGAGTTTCACTTTGGTCCGGGCTTGAGTGTGCAGCCATGTGTTGAGAGAGTGATTCTGGTGAGACAGAACTTGGGTTTGAACTGGTCTTCTTCTATTTACTCAACCGGTTATAACTTAACCGGTTACAATTACCAGCTCGTGACTCCGGTTCTCGGTTTATTGGCCTACAATTCTAACCCGGACGGTGTGGCTGTGAACCCTTATGAAGTAAACTTAATGGGCACAGAGAAAGACCATATTCTGATAGATTTCTTGAGCATCAAGTCAAGTGGTAGCCCTAGGAGTGTAAATTCCTCTCTATTGTGTGCGTGCTTCACAAGTAACGGTAACATAACGTTCAAAGAGCAAGTTTCAGCCTATGTTTGCTTGGGAACAGCACAGGGGCATTATGCGCTCGTGGCTAAACATCATGATGGTAGTGGTGGTGGTGGGGTGATAACGCCGTCGTCTTCACCTGGTGTAAATAACGGGGGAGGTGGGAAGTTGAGCCGGTGGAAAGTGGCGGTAGGGAGTGTGATTGGGTCAGTGATTGGAGCGTTGCTGCTAGGGTTATTGGTGGTGGCGATGTTAGTGAAAGGTAAGAAGAAAGCGATGAGAGAAGAGATAGAGCAGAGAGCTTATGAAGAAGAAGCACTTCAGGTTTCAATGGTGGGTCACGTTCGGGCTAATCCCAATAATAGGTACAGTAGCAAGTAA
- the LOC106313762 gene encoding nudix hydrolase 14, chloroplastic: MSGFTLPTRLFLACPSRALHRLHHSKLMLYCKMSSSSSSSSLTHSITLPSQPTEPVNVAAAAGVSSSDFRNAVDSSLFKNWLRNLESETGILADGTMTLKQVIIQGVDMFGERIGFLKFKADILDKGSGHKVPGIVFARGPAVAVLILLESDDGETYAVLTEQVRVPTGKIVLELPAGMLDDDEGDFVGTAVREVEEEIGIKLRKEEMVDLTAFLDPSTGHRIFPSPGGCDEEISVFLYRRQVEQETIRQLQGKETGLREHGEFIKVRLVPYRELWRKTADAKVLMSIGLYEMAQRVGLVPRH; this comes from the exons ATGTCTGGCTTTACCCTCCCCACACGGTTGTTTCTCGCGTGTCCCTCACGCGCTCTCCATCGTCTTCACCACTCAAAGCTTATGCTATACTGCAAAATGTCATCATCATCGTCTTCCTCCTCTCTCACACACTCCATCACGCTTCCGAGCCAACCCACGGAGCCTGTCAATGTCGCCGCAGCCGCGGGAGTCTCTTCCTCTGATTTCAG GAACGCGGTAGATTCGTCCTTGTTCAAGAATTGGCTAAGAAACTTAGAGTCAGAGACTGGAATTTTAGCTGATGGGACAATGACATTGAAGCAAGTTATCATTCAG GGTGTTGATATGTTTGGAGAAAGAATTGGCTTTCTCAAATTCAAAGCAGATATTTTGGACAAGGGGTCTGGTCACAAG GTTCCAGGTATTGTGTTTGCAAGAGGACCAGCCGTAGCTGTTCTCATTCTCTTGGAGTCTGATGATGGTGAGACTTACGCGGTTCTCACTGAGCAG GTTAGGGTTCCTACTGGGAAGATTGTACTGGAATTACCTGCTGGGATGTTGGATGATGATGAAGGTGATTTTGTTGGTACTGCAGTTCGTGAG GTGGAAGAGGAGATTGGTATAAAACTAAGAAAAGAAGAAATGGTTGATCTCACTGCTTTCCTTGACCCATCTACAGGCCACCGGATCTTCCCTTCTCCC GGTGGCTGTGATGAAGAGATTAGCGTTTTTCTGTATAGAAGGCAAGTGGAACAAGAGACGATCAGACAGCTACAAGGTAAAGAGACGGGACTCCGCGAACATGGCGAGTTTATCAAAGTCCGACTAGTACCGTACAGAGAGCTCTGGCGCAAAACAGCTGATGCCAAGGTTCTTATGAGCATTGGTCTCTACGAAATGGCGCAGAGAGTGGGTCTCGTCCCCAGGCACTGA
- the LOC106314736 gene encoding uncharacterized protein LOC106314736: protein MKLTCTSCGRKGHLATNCFRTLGYPEWWGDRPRGRLSPGNGRGGGSSTAASRSSSIDLARANTVTLAPQQQQHSANMITSADRVGFTGLNDEQWKTLVTMLNERKTPTNTLSGMSSNFSWILDSGAANHMTGSIASLTDIRDTVSLPVKLPDGRITLATRTGTAILSSILTVQNVLFVDGLQCHLISVSQLARQKTCIFQITDKLGLIQDRITKTLIGVAEQLNGLYFVRGMEFPEAVHQDKPVTSDVLHNRLGHPSHRVLDFLPISVTYDSSSRNKFNAKVLKIRSDNGTEFMCMSSYFREQGILPGTSCVGTPQQNGQVECKHRHILNVARALRFQASLPIEFWGECILTAAYLINRTPTPLLDGQTPFERLYKQPPPLAHLRTFGCLCYAHNQNHKGDKFASRSIKGVFIGYPYGKNGWRVLNPLTGNIFASRDVFFCESQFPYSIAPPTESSPSPPLITKIALPEEEVTVPLAPVLQVSSDTALTDQELPTLSTDDTQVSSDIETETVTCPTEAPYALEFYVNCSKFSERHQHFLAAISSLKEPTSYRQAILDEIWHNSIQDEYVALVDNGTWDVVYLPPDKHALASSRNWKVHQMDVHNAFLHGDLKEEVYMRPPPGFKGSDKNKDLGISKYFLGLELARSPLGIYLRQRKYALGIIEETGLLAAKPAAFPGNPGQGILLRAHTKLKLSVWCDSDWSGCRISQRSLTGWFITLGGSPISWKTQKQDCVSRSSCEAEYRVMSSTVQEVLWIHNLLRTFGINFTSPIPLHCDSKFAIYLAANPVFHERTKHVENDCHFIRDEIVKGVIATKHVSTHSQLADIFTKPLGRKGFDEFLPKLGVLT from the exons ATGAAGCTCACTTGTACGAGCTGTGGACGCAAAGGACATCTTGCGACAAACTGCTTCCGCACCTTAGGCTACCCTGAGTGGTGGGGAGACAGACCTCGTGGTCGCTTATCACCTGGTAATGGGCGTGGCGGTGGATCTTCTACTGCTGCTTCACGTTCGTCATCTATAGATCTTGCCAGGGCAAATACGGTTACCTTAGCCCCCCAGCAACAACAACACTCGGCTAACATGATAACGTCGGCTGATCGTGTTGGATTTACGGGTCTAAATGATGAACAATGGAAGACTCTCGTCACCATGTTAAATGAACGTAAGACACCAACCAACACACTAAGCGGTATGTCTTCTAACTTCTCTTGGATTCTGGACTCAGGGGCAGCGAATCACATGACTGGTTCTATAGCCTCTCTTACTGATATACGAGATACAGTCTCATTACCTGTGAAATTACCTGATGGACGAATCACTCTTGCTACAAGAACAGGAACTGCGATTTTGAGTTCTATTCTTACGGTTCAGAATGTTCTATTTGTTGATGGGCTTCAGTGCCATTTGATCTCTGTATCACAGTTAGCTCGTCAGAAAACTTGTATCTTTCAGATTACTGATAAACTTGGACTGATTCAGGACCGCATTACCAAGACGCTGATTGGAGTGGCTGAGCAGTTGAATGGACTATACTTCGTAAGAGGGATGGAGTTTCCTGAAGCGGTTCATCAAGACAAACCTGTCACGTCTGATGTTCTTCACAATCGCTTAGGACATCCCTCTCATAGAGTTTTGGATTTTTTACCTATTTCAGTAACTTATGATAGTAGTTCTCGAAATAAG TTTAATGCCAAAGTTCTGAAGATTCGTTCAGATAATGGAACAGAGTTTATGTGTATGTCATCTTACTTTCGAGAACAAGGCATTCTTCCTGGGACTTCATGTGTGGGAACACCACAACAGAATGGACAGGTTGAATGCAAACATCGTCACATCTTGAATGTTGCTCGAGCACTTCGTTTTCAAGCTTCGTTACCTATTGAATTCTGGGGTGAATGCATCTTGACCGCAGCATATCTAATTAACCGTACTCCCACACCTCTACTCGATGGTCAGACACCTTTTGAAAGACTTTATAAACAACCTCCACCACTTGCTCATCTTCGTACTTTTGGATGCTTGTGTTATGCGCATAATCAAAATCACAAGGGAGATAAGTTTGCATCGCGCAGCATCAAGGGTGTTTTCATCGGATATCCATACGGTAAGAATGGTTGGCGTGTTCTAAACCCTCTAACTGGAAATATTTTTGCAAGTCGAGATGTTTTTTTCTGCGAGTCACAGTTTCCTTACTCCATTGCGCCTCCAACTGAGTCATCTCCTTCTCCTCCGCTGATTACAAAAATTGCGTTACCTGAAGAAGAAGTAACAGTGCCCCTTGCTCCTGTTTTGCAAGTGTCATCTGATACTGCTCTCACCGATCAGGAATTACCTACTCTGAGTACTGATGATACACAAGTTTCTTCGGACATTGAAACTGAAACGG TTACATGTCCCACCGAAGCTCCTTATGCACTTGAATTCTACGTTAATTGCTCAAAGTTTTCTGAACGTCATCAACACTTTCTTGCCGCTATCTCCTCATTAAAAGAGCCCACGTCTTATCGCCAAGCTATACTAGATGAGATCTGGCATAACTCAATTCAAGATGAGTATGTGGCTCTCGTTGATAATGGCACTTGGGACGTCGTTTATTTACCTCCTGATAAACATGCTCTCGCAT CTTCTCGTAACTGGAAGGTTCATCAAATGGACGTTCATAATGCGTTTCTTCACGGTGATTTGAAGGAGGAAGTTTATATGCGTCCACCTCCAGGGTTCAAGGGTTCTGATAAAAACAAG GATCTCGGCATCTCCAAATACTTCCTCGGCTTGGAACTTGCTCGCAGTCCTCTTGGAATCTATCTTCGTCAAAGAAAATATGCTCTTGGCATCATCGAAGAAACTGGTCTCTTGGCCGCTAAACCAGCAGCTTTCCCG GGCAATCCAGGCCAGGGTATTCTTCTTCGTGCTCATACCAAGCTCAAGCTCTCTGTTTGGTGTGACTCTGATTGGTCAGGTTGCCGCATTTCTCAACGATCTCTTACTGGATGGTTTATCACTCTTGGTGGTTCTCCTATCTCTTGGAAAACACAGAAACAAGACTGTGTGTCACGCTCGAGCTGTGAAGCTGAATATCGCGTGATGTCGTCTACCGTTCAGGAGGTTCTTTGGATTCATAACCTTCTTCGCACGTTCGGTATTAACTTTACTTCTCCGATTCCATTACATTGTGATAGTAAGTTTGCGATCTACTTGGCTGCTAACCCGGTCTTTCATGAACGTACGAAGCATGTCGAGAATGATTGTCATTTTATACGGGATGAAATAGTCAAAGGTGTTATTGCAACCAAACACGTTTCTACTCATTCTCAACTTGCGGACATTTTCACTAAGCCCCTTGGCCGTAAAGGATTTGATGAGTTTCTTCCCAAGTTGGGAGTGTTGACATGA
- the LOC106315602 gene encoding protein FIZZY-RELATED 1, which translates to MEVDGEDPPKKLNLPPSMNRPTVSLETQRINRLIDSNHYHSPSKPIYSDRFIPSRSGSNFALFGLEPSPNKDGKEDGPGSYAGMLRAALFEPDTPEKRDVVTGFSPSRKIFRYKTETQRPVNSFSPLGGAGDDESPGVSRSPVKPTRNILKSAYKVLDAPALQDDFYLNLVDWSAQNVLAVGLANCVYLWNACTSKVTKLCDIGIDESVCSVSWALRGTHLAIGTSSGTVEIWDALRCKRIRTMEGHRLRVGALAWSSSVLSSGSRDKSILQRDIRCQEDHVSKLTGHKSEVCGLKWSYDNRELASGGNDNKLLVWNQHSTQPVLRYCEHTAAVKAIAWSPHLHGLLASGGGTADRCIRFWNTTTNTSLSCVDTTSQVCNLAWSKNVNELVSTHGYSQNQIIVWKYPTMSKLATLTGHTFRVLYLAVSPDGQTIVTGAGDETLRFWNVFPSPKSQSRESKIGALSFGRTTIR; encoded by the exons ATGGAGGTTGACGGAGAAGATCCTCCAAAGAAGCTCAACCTCCCACCGTCAATGAATCGACCGACGGTCTCACTCGAGACCCAACGAATCAACCGTTTAATCGACTCCAACCATTACCACTCCCCCTCCAAACCCATCTACTCCGACCGGTTTATCCCCAGCAGATCCGGTTCCAACTTCGCCCTCTTCGGCCTCGAACCCTCGCCTAACAAAGACGGCAAAGAAGACGGGCCCGGTTCTTACGCCGGCATGCTCCGGGCCGCGCTTTTCGAACCGGATACGCCGGAGAAGAGAGACGTCGTTACTGGGTTCTCTCCGTCCAGGAAGATTTTCCGGTATAAGACGGAGACGCAGAGGCCGGTTAACTCGTTCTCGCCGCTTGGTGGGGCTGGTGATGATGAGTCTCCTGGTGTTAGCCGTAGTCCCGTGAAGCCGACGAGGAACATTCTTAAGTCGGCTTACAAG GTATTGGATGCGCCGGCTCTGCAAGATGATTTTTACTTGAATCTCGTGGATTGGTCGGCACAAAATGTTCTTGCAGTTGGATTAGCCAACTGCGTTTATTTGTGGAATGCTTGTACTAGCAAG GTAACTAAGTTATGTGATATCGGGATTGACGAGAGCGTTTGCTCAGTCAGCTGGGCACTACGTGGAACACATTTGGCGATTGGAACTAGTAGCGGAACTGTAGAG ATTTGGGATGCGTTGCGCTGCAAGAGGATAAGAACGATGGAAGGTCATCGACTACGAGTTGGAGCATTAGCATGGAGCTCATCGGTTTTGTCTTCTGGTAGCAGAGACAAGAGCATACTTCAGAGAGACATACGGTGTCAAGAAGATCATGTCAGTAAACTAACTGGTCACAAATCCGAAGTCTGTGGTCTCAAATGGTCTTATGACAACCGCGAGCTAGCATCAGGCGGAAACGACAATAAG CTTCTTGTGTGGAACCAACATTCAACACAACCGGTTTTGAGATACTGTGAGCACACAGCAGCGGTTAAAGCCATTGCGTGGTCACCGCATCTCCACGGACTTCTTGCCTCCGGTGGTGGCACTGCTGATAGATGTATCCGTTTCTGGAACACAACGACAAACACTTCTTTAAGTTGCGTGGACACCACTAGTCAG GTGTGTAATTTGGCTTGGTCTAAGAACGTGAATGAGCTTGTGAGCACGCACGGATACTCTCAAAACCAAATCATCGTTTGGAAGTACCCAACCATGTCTAAA TTAGCAACTCTCACCGGACACACGTTCCGTGTTCTGTATCTTGCTGTTTCACCTGATGGACAG ACGATCGTGACAGGAGCAGGAGATGAAACCTTAAGGTTCTGGAATGTCTTCCCTTCCCCTAAATCTCAG AGCAGGGAGAGCAAAATAGGGGCGTTGTCTTTTGGTAGAACAACAATCCGGTGA